In one Corythoichthys intestinalis isolate RoL2023-P3 chromosome 16, ASM3026506v1, whole genome shotgun sequence genomic region, the following are encoded:
- the si:ch211-195b15.8 gene encoding dual specificity protein phosphatase 8 isoform X1, whose product MVWSREEETQRPPLSIILPRLYLGAESDVTQDRLASLGISYVLSVSRCSPRPSFLPCSRYLRIPIDDSLWDDLLPWIPQALRFIDSAMSSGASVLVHCAAGISRSPALAVAYIMYSSGMDLDHAYRFVKERRPSISPNFNFLGQLQHFQSTLRQKASGDGFKSQQLDNSLPSINIPNVKYQDSDNSGRSTEEMQLCRENFYQQRHSNPDANGNQQKLWTHNTNPQEIQTPFRVSSPTSCTPMKAAPKPTQLQLPAVSVSLSERRKSLSLSLTPLGICPPSMTCDGKQTKSLDLSRGVKTDSDAKTISRHVGETHKEQSPLQEKQNGSEVKEQGLLSPLSCTLNKLLDWGERMLLGGVFAHPVKMGQPALPYRC is encoded by the exons ATGGTTTGGTCAAGGGAGGAAGAGACACAACGTCCTCCTCTGTCCATCATCCTGCCAAGGCTCTACCTGGGAGCAGAGAGCGATGTGACGCAG GACCGATTGGCCTCTCTGGGTATCTCCTATGTGCTGAGCGTGAGCCGCTGCAGCCCCCGACCGTCCTTCCTACCCTGCTCCAGATACCTCCGCATCCCCATTGATGACTCCCTGTGGGATGACCTGCTGCCCTGGATCCCTCAAGCGCTCCGCTTCATTG ACTCTGCAATGTCTTCCGGTGCCTCTGTGCTGGTCCACTGTGCAGCTGGAATCTCACGCTCTCCGGCTCTGGCTGTAGCCTACATCATGTATAGCTCGGGAATGGATCTGGACCATGCCTACAG GTTTGTGAAAGAGCGCCGGCCCTCCATTTCGCCAAACTTCAACTTCCTTGGTCAATTACAACACTTCCAGAGCACCCTTCGTCAAAAAGCCTCCGGCGATGGCTTCAAAAGCCAGCAGCTGGATAACAGCTTGCCATCCATCAACATTCCCAATGTGAAATACCAAGACAGCGACAATAGCGGCAGATCAACAGAAGAGATGCAATTATGCCGAGAGAATTTCTACCAGCAGAGACATTCCAATCCTGACGCGAATGGAAACCAGCAGAAACTTTGGACTCATAATACAAATCCACAGGAAATCCAGACACCTTTCAGGGTATCCAGTCCAACATCTTGTACCCCGATGAAAGCAGCACCAAAGCCCACTCAACTCCAACTTCCAGCAGTTTCTGTTTCCCTCTCAGAGAGACGCAAAAGCCTCAGCCTCTCTTTGACCCCCTTGGGGATCTGCCCTCCCTCGATGACATGCGACGGCAAGCAAACGAAGAGCCTCGACTTATCGAGAGGCGTCAAGACGGACTCGGACGCAAAGACGATAAGTAGGCACGTGGGCGAGACGCACAAGGAGCAGAGTCCTTTGCAGGAAAAACAAAACGGCTCAGAGGTGAAGGAGCAAGGCCTGCTGTCACCGCTCAGCTGCACACTCAACAAATTGCTGGACTGG
- the si:ch211-195b15.8 gene encoding uncharacterized protein si:ch211-195b15.8 isoform X2, giving the protein MQAGKAAQSKKEHQRGQNIDLFQQNKGWYSVVSCLFNAKLGCTSAVNEHLKRRNPVVILEDDRRQLQAGRSFVKERRPSISPNFNFLGQLQHFQSTLRQKASGDGFKSQQLDNSLPSINIPNVKYQDSDNSGRSTEEMQLCRENFYQQRHSNPDANGNQQKLWTHNTNPQEIQTPFRVSSPTSCTPMKAAPKPTQLQLPAVSVSLSERRKSLSLSLTPLGICPPSMTCDGKQTKSLDLSRGVKTDSDAKTISRHVGETHKEQSPLQEKQNGSEVKEQGLLSPLSCTLNKLLDWGERMLLGGVFAHPVKMGQPALPYRC; this is encoded by the exons atgcaagctgggaaagcggcacaaagcaaaAAAGAGCACCAGAGAGGCCAAAACATCGacttatttcaacaaaacaaaggaTGGTACAGTGTTGTGTCCtgcctcttcaatgccaagcttggctgcacgtcggctgtgaatgaacacctaaagcgccgtaacccagttgtaattttggaagacgacaggagacaattacaagctggcagatc GTTTGTGAAAGAGCGCCGGCCCTCCATTTCGCCAAACTTCAACTTCCTTGGTCAATTACAACACTTCCAGAGCACCCTTCGTCAAAAAGCCTCCGGCGATGGCTTCAAAAGCCAGCAGCTGGATAACAGCTTGCCATCCATCAACATTCCCAATGTGAAATACCAAGACAGCGACAATAGCGGCAGATCAACAGAAGAGATGCAATTATGCCGAGAGAATTTCTACCAGCAGAGACATTCCAATCCTGACGCGAATGGAAACCAGCAGAAACTTTGGACTCATAATACAAATCCACAGGAAATCCAGACACCTTTCAGGGTATCCAGTCCAACATCTTGTACCCCGATGAAAGCAGCACCAAAGCCCACTCAACTCCAACTTCCAGCAGTTTCTGTTTCCCTCTCAGAGAGACGCAAAAGCCTCAGCCTCTCTTTGACCCCCTTGGGGATCTGCCCTCCCTCGATGACATGCGACGGCAAGCAAACGAAGAGCCTCGACTTATCGAGAGGCGTCAAGACGGACTCGGACGCAAAGACGATAAGTAGGCACGTGGGCGAGACGCACAAGGAGCAGAGTCCTTTGCAGGAAAAACAAAACGGCTCAGAGGTGAAGGAGCAAGGCCTGCTGTCACCGCTCAGCTGCACACTCAACAAATTGCTGGACTGG